The genomic stretch GGTGGGATTTCTTCGGGGCAGGAAGTCATCGTGCATACCGCCTTCAAACCCACTTCGAGTATGCGTCTGCCGGGGCGCACGGTGAATCTGGACGGCGAAGCGGTGGAAGTGATTACCAAAGGCCGCCATGACCCCTGCGTTGGCATTCGGGCGACACCGATTTGCGAAGCCATGCTGGCGATTACGCTGATGGATCATGCGTTGCGGCATCGGGCGCAAAATGCGGATGTCACGACCGATTTACCGGATATTCCTGCGTCGCCTTGAAACTAACGTCTGCTGATACTGTTGCCACGAAGCCGCCTTATGGGCGGCTTTCGGTTTTCTACTTCGTCTATTTTGCCGCCTTGGGCGTGTTCGTGCCGTATTGGACGGTATACCTGAAAAAGGTTGCCGGGTTTTCGCCTGCCCAGATCGGTGAGTTGATGGCGGTGTTCATGGCAACCAAAATCGTTGCACCGTTCATTTGGGGGTGGTTGGCGGATCATACCGGGGAACGTTTACGCATTATCCGGGTGGCAAGCCTGCTGGCGGTGGTGTGTTTCGCCGGGGTGTATTGGCAGCAAAGTTTTGGCTGGATGGCTTTGGTGATGGCGGGTTTTGGGTTTTTCTGGAATGCGTCATTGCCGCAATTTGAAGCGCTGACCTTGAATCATTTGGGGCGCGATATTGGGCGTTATAGCCGGATTCGGCTGTGGGGTTCAGTTGGTTTCATCGTGATGGTGGCAAGTTTGCCCAACGTGCTGGAACGTTACGGTATTGCGCTGGCAGTGGATGCGATTTTGCTGCTGTTCATGGGGATTTGGCTGACGACATGGTTGGTGCAGGACAAACCCCACGCGACACACACGGTACAATCCAGCCGTTTGCGTGAGGTATTGCGCCAACCGACGGTGTGGGTATTGCTGCTGGCGTGTGCCTTGCAACAGGCCAGCCACGGGGCGTATTACACCTTTTTCAGCATTTATCTGGAAGATCACGGTTATTCGCGTAACTTCACCGGCTGGATGTGGGCGCTGGGCGTGATGGCTGAAGTGGCCTTGTTCTGGATGATGCACGGTTTGATTGAGCGTTTCGGGGCGGCGCGGTTGTTTGTGCTGGCGATGTTTTTGACCGGGGTGCGCTGGCTGGTGCTGGGGACGTGGGTGGATAATATGCCCATCCTGATGCTGTCACAGTTGTTTCATGCGGCGACTTACGGGCTGTTTCATGCTTCGGCAATTCACTTGATCCACTACCAGTTTCCGGGGAAATTGCAGGGCAGGGGGCAAGCCTTGTATTCCGGCCTGAGTTACGGGGCAGGCGGCGCAGTTGGTAGCTTGCTGAGTGGTTATGCTTGGGAATACTGGGGGGCGGCGGATACGTTTTATATAGCAACCCTGATTGTGGGTGTGGGCTGGATACTGGCTTTGATTTACGTGCGGGAGGATACCCATGTTACCCATCACTGAGCCGTTGCAGGCTAGCGAAATTCGCCGTCAATTGGATAGCGCGACGCTGCTGGCCTTGAACGATATCCACGTATTCCCGGAATTGGACTCCACCAACCGTTGGGCTTTGCAGCAAGGTGTATGCGGTGATGTGTGTCTGGCGGAACAGCAAAGCGCCGGGCGGGGCAGACGTGGGCGGCAATGGCAATCACCGTCCGGTGTGAATGTGTACCTGTCCGTGCGTTGGTGTTTCACCCCTGTGCCGGAACATTTACCGCTGTTGAGTTTGGTAACAGGCTTGGCTGTGGCGGAGGCACTCGAAGATTGTGCGATTCACGGCCATGGCCTGAAATGGCCGAACGATGTGTACTATGATGGAAAGAAGCTCGGTGGTATCTTGCTGGAAGCCGTCGGTTCACTGGAGCAGGTGGTGATTGGTATTGGCCTGAACGTTAATATGTTGCCGGAAGCCGGGGCGGAGATTGACCAGCCGTGGACGAGCCTGCAACAGATTGCCGGTAAACCTGTGGAGCGTAATGTATTGGTGTCTGCTGTATTGCAACGCTTACTCAAACGCTTGAGGGGTTTTTCCCGGCTGGATATGGCACAATTCCAGACAGATTGGCAGCAACGTGATGTGCTGTTGGGGCGTCAAGTGCAAGCCTTAAGTGGGACAGAAGTGTTGCTAGGGCTTGCGTCAGGCATCAACAATCAGGGACAATTAATAATTGAATTTAATGATGGATCAATAAAAAATCTGTCGTCAGCGGATGTATCGGTACGGATGTAATGGTTTTGCTGGTAGATGCAGGCAACTCACGCCTGAAATGGTCGGAGCTTGGTGCTGCGGGTAATCCTTCTGCCCAGCAGGCGCTCGCCTATGGGGATCGCCCCGCGCTGGCCAGCGTTATCGACTTGCTGGATGCTTACCCGACTGTCGGGCATATTACCCTCGTGCATGTTTTGACTCAGCTCTTTGCCGATAGTGTGCAGGAAGCCTGTGATCAGCGTGGCATTCAGTTGCATAGCGTGCGCTCGGTAGCGCGGGCTTACGGCATTACCAATGGCTATCAAAACCCCGCAGCCTTGGGTGCTGACCGTTTTGTGGGTCTGGTGGCTGCGCATCATCAGGCTAATGGATTCGCCAGCATTGTGATTGATTGCGGCACCGCGATTACGGTGGATGCGGTGGAAAGCGACGGGCGGCATTTGGGTGGGCTGATCCTGCCCGGTTTGCAACTATCCGCCGATGCCCTGATTGCCCGAGCGCAAGGCCGCTTGAGCTTGTCCTTTGAACACCCCGGTATTTTTGCGGATAGCACCGACAGAGCCATTGGCAGCGGTTGCCTGTTTGGGATAGTGGGGGCGATCGAGGGGATTTGCGCCCGGATGCAGCACCGCATGTCTGCCCCGTTGGTGCGGGTATTGACGGGTGGTGATGCGGAACATCTGCGCCCGTGGTTGCAGGGTGATTATCAGGTGCAGCCTGATTTGTTGATGCACGGGCTAAGTTACATTACGGAGCAGACAGCATGTACCAGTTGTTGATTGCGCTGCTGTTCCTGAATGTGTCGGCACTGACCTGGACGGCGGTATTAGCCCCGTCTAAACAGGCATTTCAGCCTGTACTGGTGGAACCCACGATTCCGGCGCTGGAATTGCGTCAGGATGTGGATGAAGTGGTTTACCGCAGCACGTCCTCCAAGACGCAAAGCAGTTGTTATACCATTGGCCCTTATAATAGCGAAAAAGCCGCACAACAGGTGGCGGGCAAGGTGCGGGGCTTTGGGTTGGCGGTTAATATTCGTCACATGAAAAGCATGGAAACACTGAACTTTTTTGTCTACATCCCGCCTGCGACTGAGTATGTTCAGGCTGAAAAAATGGCGCGGGATATTGCTCAAAATGATGTGCAGGATGTGAAAATTATCCCTGATGGCCCTTATCAAAACGCGATTGCCTTGGGGTTTTTCAATAACTTGAACAAGGCGAAACGCCACGCCGAATACATCCGCTACCTTGGCTATGACGCTCGTTACACGGAACAACAAGCGCCCCGTGAAGTTTTCTGGGTCGATTATGACGAACCTTTCGGCAGCAATACCCCGGTGCAGGCGTGGAGTGCCGCTGTCGATGCCACGTCTGAAGTACAACGGATTCCCCGTTCCTGCCGCTAATCTCCGCTTCGTCAGAAAAATTTGACCGGGCGTGATAATCCCAAGCAATACCGCTATTTCTCACCTATATAAATGCCTTGGGTAGTGTTTTCCTTGCGTGAGGTGGGGTGTTTTATGGTCAAAGTTGAAGCGTCAAGCTATAAATCGTGGCAACAG from Thiothrix litoralis encodes the following:
- a CDS encoding biotin--[acetyl-CoA-carboxylase] ligase, giving the protein MLPITEPLQASEIRRQLDSATLLALNDIHVFPELDSTNRWALQQGVCGDVCLAEQQSAGRGRRGRQWQSPSGVNVYLSVRWCFTPVPEHLPLLSLVTGLAVAEALEDCAIHGHGLKWPNDVYYDGKKLGGILLEAVGSLEQVVIGIGLNVNMLPEAGAEIDQPWTSLQQIAGKPVERNVLVSAVLQRLLKRLRGFSRLDMAQFQTDWQQRDVLLGRQVQALSGTEVLLGLASGINNQGQLIIEFNDGSIKNLSSADVSVRM
- a CDS encoding type III pantothenate kinase, which encodes MVLLVDAGNSRLKWSELGAAGNPSAQQALAYGDRPALASVIDLLDAYPTVGHITLVHVLTQLFADSVQEACDQRGIQLHSVRSVARAYGITNGYQNPAALGADRFVGLVAAHHQANGFASIVIDCGTAITVDAVESDGRHLGGLILPGLQLSADALIARAQGRLSLSFEHPGIFADSTDRAIGSGCLFGIVGAIEGICARMQHRMSAPLVRVLTGGDAEHLRPWLQGDYQVQPDLLMHGLSYITEQTACTSC
- a CDS encoding MFS transporter: MKLTSADTVATKPPYGRLSVFYFVYFAALGVFVPYWTVYLKKVAGFSPAQIGELMAVFMATKIVAPFIWGWLADHTGERLRIIRVASLLAVVCFAGVYWQQSFGWMALVMAGFGFFWNASLPQFEALTLNHLGRDIGRYSRIRLWGSVGFIVMVASLPNVLERYGIALAVDAILLLFMGIWLTTWLVQDKPHATHTVQSSRLREVLRQPTVWVLLLACALQQASHGAYYTFFSIYLEDHGYSRNFTGWMWALGVMAEVALFWMMHGLIERFGAARLFVLAMFLTGVRWLVLGTWVDNMPILMLSQLFHAATYGLFHASAIHLIHYQFPGKLQGRGQALYSGLSYGAGGAVGSLLSGYAWEYWGAADTFYIATLIVGVGWILALIYVREDTHVTHH
- a CDS encoding SPOR domain-containing protein; the protein is MYQLLIALLFLNVSALTWTAVLAPSKQAFQPVLVEPTIPALELRQDVDEVVYRSTSSKTQSSCYTIGPYNSEKAAQQVAGKVRGFGLAVNIRHMKSMETLNFFVYIPPATEYVQAEKMARDIAQNDVQDVKIIPDGPYQNAIALGFFNNLNKAKRHAEYIRYLGYDARYTEQQAPREVFWVDYDEPFGSNTPVQAWSAAVDATSEVQRIPRSCR